The Macaca nemestrina isolate mMacNem1 chromosome 12, mMacNem.hap1, whole genome shotgun sequence genome contains a region encoding:
- the LOC105471682 gene encoding MAP kinase-activating death domain protein isoform X45: MVQKKKFCPRLLDYLVIVGARHPSSDSVAQTPELLRRYPLEDHAEFPLPPDVVFFCQPEGCLSVRQRRMSLRDDTSFVFTLTDKDTGVTRYGICVNFYRSFQKRIPKEKGEGGAGSHGKEGTRATCASEEGGTESSESGSSRQPPSADSTPDVNQSPRGKRRAKAGSRSRNSTLTSLCVLSHYPFFSTFRECLYTLKRLVDCCSERLLGKKLGIPRGVQRDTMWRIFTGSLLVEEKSSALLHDLREIEAWIYRLLRSPVPVSGQKRVDIEVLPQELQPALTFALPDPSRFTLVDFPLHLPLELLGVDACLQVLTCILLEHKVVLQSRDYNALSMSVMAFVAMIYPLEYMFPVIPLLPTCMASAEQLLLAPTPYIIGVPASFFLYKLDFKMPDDVWLVDLDSNRVIAPTNAEVLPILPEPESLELKKHLKQALASMSLNTQPILNLEKFHEGQEIPLLLGRPSNDLQSTPSTEFNPLIYGNDVDSVDVATRVAMVRFFNSANVLQGFQMHTRTLRLFPRPVVAFQAGSFLASRPRQTPFAEKLARTQAVEYFGEWILNPTNYAFQRIHNNMFDPALIGDKPKWYAHQLQPIHYRVYDSNSQLAEALSVPPERDSDSEPTDDSGSDSMDYDDSSSSYSSLGDFVSEMMKCDINGDTPNVDPLTHAALGDASEVEIDELQNQKEAEEPGLDSENSQENPPLRSSSSTTASSSPSTIIHGANSEPADSTEMDDKAAVGVSKPLPSVPPSIGKSNVDRRQAEIGEGAQKLLRPNSLRLASDSDAESDSRASSPNSTVSNTSTEGFGGIMSFASSLYRNHSTSFSLSNLTLPTKGVREKATPFPSLKGNRRALVDQKSSVIKHSPTVKREPPSPQGRSSNSSENQQFLKEVVHNVLDGQGVGWLNMKKVRRLLESEQLRVFVLSKLNRTVQSEDDARQDIIPDVEVSRKVYKGMLDLLKCTILSLEQSYAHAGLGGMASIFGLLEIAQTHYYSKEPDKRKRSPTESVNTPVGKDPGLAGRGDPKAMAQLRVPQVGPRAPSATGKGPKELDTRSLKEENFIASIGPEVIKPVFDLGETEEKKSQISADSGVSLTSSSQRTDQDSVISVSPAVMIRSSSQDSEVSTVVSNSSGETLGADSDLSSNAGDGPGGEGSVHLASSRGTLSDSEIETNSATSTIFGKAHSLKPSVKEKLAGSPIRTSEDVSQRVYLYEGLLGKERSTLWDQMQFWEDAFLDAVMLEREGMGMDQGPQEMIDRYLSLGEHDRKRLEDDEDRLLATLLHNLISYMLLMKVNKNDIRKKVRRLMGKSHIGLVYSQQINEVLDQLANLNGRDLSIWSSGSRHMKKQTFVVHAGTDTNGDIFFMEVCDDCVVLRSNIGTVYERWWYEKLINMTYCPKTKVLCLWRRNGSETQLNKFYTKKCRELYYCVKDSMERAAARQQSIKPGPELGGEFPVQDMKTGEGGLLQVTLEGINLKFMHNQFLKLKKW; encoded by the exons GCACCCGAGCAGTGACAGCGTGGCCCAGACTCCTGAACTGCTACGACGATACCCCTTAGAGGATCACGCTGAGTTTCCCCTGCCCCCAGACGTCGTGTTCTTCTGTCAGCCCGAGGGCTGCCTGAGCGTGCGGCAGCGGCGCATGAGCCTCCGGGATGATACCTCTTTTGTCTTCACCCTCACTGACAAGGACACTGGAGTCACGCGATACGGCATCTGTGTTAACTTCTACCGCTCCTTCCAGAAGCGAATCCCTaaggagaagggggaaggggggGCAGGGTCCCATGGGAAGGAAGGAACCCGCGCCACCTGTGCCTCAGAAGAGGGTGGCACTGAGAGCTCAGAGAGTGGCTCATCCCGGCAGCCTCCCAGTGCCGACTCTACCCCTGATGTGAACCAGTCTCCTCGGGGCAAACGCCGGGCCAAGGCGGGGAGCCGCTCCCGCAACAGTACTCTCACGTCCCTGTGTGTGCTCAGTCACTACCCTTTTTTCTCCACCTTCCGAGAGTGTCTGTATACCCTCAAGCGCCTGGTGGACTGCTGTAGTGAGCGCCTGCTGGGCAAGAAGCTGGGCATCCCTCGAGGTGTACAAAG GGACACCATGTGGCGGATCTTTACTGGATCGCTGCTGGTGGAGGAGAAGTCAAGTGCCCTTCTGCATGACCTTCGGGAGATTGAGGCCTGGATCTATCGATTGCTGCGCTCCCCAGTACCCGTCTCTGGGCAGAAGCGAGTAGACATCGAGGTCCTACCCCAAGAGCTCCAGCCAGCTCTGACCTTTGCTCTTCCAGACCCATCTCGATTCACCCTAGTGGATTTCCCACTGCACCTTCCCTTGGAACTTCTAGGTGTGGACGCCTGTCTCCAGGTGCTAACCTGCATTCTGTTAGAGCATAAG GTGGTGCTACAGTCTCGAGACTACAATGCACTCTCCATGTCTGTGATGGCATTCGTGGCAATGATCTATCCACTGGAGTATATGTTTCCTGTCATCCCGCTGCTTCCCACCTGCATGGCATCAGCAGAGCAG CTGCTGTTGGCTCCAACTCCGTACATCATTGGGGTTCCTGCCAGCTTCTTCCTCTACAAACTGGACTTCAAAATGCCTGATGATGTATGGCTAGTGGATCTGGACAGCAACAGG GTGATTGCCCCCACCAATGCAGAAGTGCTGCCTATTCTGCCAGAACCAGAGTCACTAGagctgaaaaagcatttaaagCAG GCCTTGGCCAGCATGAGCCTCAACACCCAGCCCATCCTCAATCTGGAGAAATTTCATGAGGGCCAGGAGATACCCCTTCTCTTGGGAAGGCCTTCTAATGACCTGCAGTCCACACCGTCCACTGAATTCAACCCGCTTATCTATGGCAACGATGTGGATTCTGTGGATGTTGCAACCAG GGTCGCCATGGTACGGTTCTTCAACTCTGCCAACGTGCTGCAGGGATTTCAGATGCACACACGTACCCTGCGCCTCTTCCCTCGGCCTGTGGTAGCTTTTCAAGCTGGCTCCTTTCTAGCCTCACGTCCCCGCCAGACTCCTTTTGCCGAGAAATTGGCCAGGACTCAAGCTGTGGAGTACTTTGGGGAATGGATCCTTAACCCCACCAACTATGCCTTTCAGCGAATTCACAACA ATATGTTTGATCCAGCCCTGATTGGTGACAAGCCGAAGTGGTATGCTCATCAGCTGCAGCCTATCCACTATCGCGTCTATGACAGCAATTCCCAGCTGGCTGAGGCCCTGAGTGTACCACCAGAGCGGGACTCTGACTCCGAACCTACTGATGATAG TGGCAGTGATAGTATGGATTATGACGATTCAAGCTCTTCTTACTCCTCCCTTGGTGACTTTGTCAGTGAAATGATGAAATGTGACATTAATGGTGATACTCCCA ATGTGGACCCTCTCACGCATGCAGCACTGGGGGATGCCAGCGAGGTGGAGATTGATGAGCTGCAGAATCAGAAGGAAGCAGAAGAGCCTGGCCTAGACAGTGAGAACTCTCAGGAAAACCCCCCACTGCGCTCCAGCTCCAGCACCACTGCCAGCAGCAGCCCCAGCACCATCATCCACGGAGCCAACTCT GAACCTGCTGACTCTACGGAGATGGATGATAAGGCAGCAGTAGGCGTCTCCAAGCCCCTCCCTTCCGTGCCTCCCAGCATTGGCAAGTCGAACGTGGACAGACGTCAGGCAGAAATTGGAGAGGG GGCTCAAAAGCTGCTGCGGCCCAACAGCTTGAGACTGGCAAGTGACTCAGATGCAGAGTCAGACTCTCGGGCAAGCTCTCCCAACTCCACCGTCTCCAACACCAGCACCGAGGGCTTCGGGGGCATCATGTCTTTTGCCA GCAGCCTCTATCGGAACCACAGTACCAGCTTCAGTCTTTCAAACCTCACACTGCCCACCAAAGGTGTCCGAGAGAAGGCCACACCCTTCCCCAGTCTGAAAG GAAACAGGAGGGCGTTAGTGGATCAGAAGTCATCTGTCATTAAACACAGCCCAACAGTGAAAAGAGAACCTCCATCACCCCAGGGTCGATCCAGCAATTCTAG TGAGAACCAGCAGTTCCTGAAGGAGGTGGTACACAACGTGCTGGACGGCCAGGGAGTTGGCTGGCTCAACATGAAAAAGGTGCGCCGGCTCCTGGAGAGCGAGCAACTGCGAGTCTTTGTCCTGAGCAAGCTGAACCGTACGGTGCAGTCAGAGGACGATGCCCGGCAGGACATTATCCCGGATGTG GAGGTCAGTCGGAAGGTGTACAAGGGAATGTTAGACCTCCTCAAGTGTACAATCCTCAGCCTGGAGCAGTCCTATGCTCATGCGGGTCTGGGTGGCATGGCCAGCATCTTTGGGCTTCTGGAGATCGCCCAGACCCACTACTATAGTAAAG aacCAGACAAGCGGAAGAGAAGTCCAACAGAAAGTGTAAATACCCCAGTTGGCAAGGATCCTGGCCTAGCTGGGCGGGGGGACCCAAAGGCTATGGCACAGCTGAGAGTTCCCCAGGTGGGACCTCGGGCACCAAGTGCCACAGGAAAGGGTCCTAAGGAACTGGACACCAGAagtttaaaggaagaaaattttataGCGTCTATTG GGCCTGAAGTAATCAAACCTGTCTTTGACCTTGGTGAGACAGAGGAGAAAAAGTCCCAGATCAGCGCAGACAGTGGTGTGAGCCTGACGTCTAGTTCCCAG AGGACTGATCAAGACTCTGTCATCAGCGTGAGTCCAGCTGTTATGATCCGCAGCTCAAGTCAGGATTCTGAAGTTAGCACCGTG gtGAGTAATAGCTCTGGAGAGACTCTTGGAGCTGACAGTGACTTAAGCAGCAATGCAGGTGACGGACCAGGTGGCGAGGGCAGTGTTCACCTGGCAAGCTCTCGGGGCACTTTGTCTGATAGTGAAATTGAGACCAACTCTGCTACAAGCACCATCTTT GGTAAAGCCCATAGCTTGAAGCCAAGCGTAAAGGAGAAGCTGGCAGGCAGCCCCATTCGCACTTCTGAAGATGTGAGCCAGCGAGTCTATCTCTATGAGGGACTCCTAG GCAAAGAGCGTTCTACTTTATGGGACCAAATGCAATTCTGGGAAGATGCCTTCTTAGATGCTGTGATGTTGGAGAGAGAAGGCATGGGTATGGACCAGGGTCCCCAGGAAATGATCGACAG GTACCTGTCCCTGGGAGAACATGACCGGAAGCGCCTGGAAGATGATGAAGATCGCTTGCTGGCCACCCTTTTGCACAACCTCATCTCCTACATGCTGCTGATGAAG GTAAATAAGAATGACATCCGCAAGAAGGTGAGGCGCCTAATGGGAAAGTCGCACATTGGGCTTGTGTACAGCCAGCAAATCAATGAGGTGCTTGATCAGCTGGCGAACCTG AATGGACGCGATCTCTCTATCTGGTCCAGTGGCAGCCGGCATATGAAGAAGCAGACATTTGTGGTACATGCAGGGACAGATACAAATGGAGATATCTTTTTCATGGAG GTGTGCGATGACTGTGTGGTGTTGCGTAGTAACATCGGAACAGTATATGAGCGCTGGTGGTACGAGAAGCTCATCAACATGACCTACTGTCCCAAGACCAAGGTGTTGTGCTTGTGGCGTAGAAATGGCTCTGAGACCCAGCTCAACAAGTTCTATACTAAAAAG TGTCGGGAGCTGTACTACTGTGTGAAGGACAGCATGGAGCGCGCTGCCGCCCGACAGCAAAGCATCAAACCCG GACCTGAATTGGGTGGCGAGTTCCCTGTGCAGGACATGAAGACTGGTGAGGGTGGCCTGCTGCAGGTCACCCTGGAAGGGATCAACCTCAAGTTTATGCACAATCAG
- the LOC105471682 gene encoding MAP kinase-activating death domain protein isoform X41 produces the protein MVQKKKFCPRLLDYLVIVGARHPSSDSVAQTPELLRRYPLEDHAEFPLPPDVVFFCQPEGCLSVRQRRMSLRDDTSFVFTLTDKDTGVTRYGICVNFYRSFQKRIPKEKGEGGAGSHGKEGTRATCASEEGGTESSESGSSRQPPSADSTPDVNQSPRGKRRAKAGSRSRNSTLTSLCVLSHYPFFSTFRECLYTLKRLVDCCSERLLGKKLGIPRGVQRDTMWRIFTGSLLVEEKSSALLHDLREIEAWIYRLLRSPVPVSGQKRVDIEVLPQELQPALTFALPDPSRFTLVDFPLHLPLELLGVDACLQVLTCILLEHKVVLQSRDYNALSMSVMAFVAMIYPLEYMFPVIPLLPTCMASAEQLLLAPTPYIIGVPASFFLYKLDFKMPDDVWLVDLDSNRVIAPTNAEVLPILPEPESLELKKHLKQALASMSLNTQPILNLEKFHEGQEIPLLLGRPSNDLQSTPSTEFNPLIYGNDVDSVDVATRVAMVRFFNSANVLQGFQMHTRTLRLFPRPVVAFQAGSFLASRPRQTPFAEKLARTQAVEYFGEWILNPTNYAFQRIHNNMFDPALIGDKPKWYAHQLQPIHYRVYDSNSQLAEALSVPPERDSDSEPTDDSGSDSMDYDDSSSSYSSLGDFVSEMMKCDINGDTPNVDPLTHAALGDASEVEIDELQNQKEAEEPGLDSENSQENPPLRSSSSTTASSSPSTIIHGANSEPADSTEMDDKAAVGVSKPLPSVPPSIGKSNVDRRQAEIGEGAQKLLRPNSLRLASDSDAESDSRASSPNSTVSNTSTEGFGGIMSFASSLYRNHSTSFSLSNLTLPTKGVREKATPFPSLKGNRRALVDQKSSVIKHSPTVKREPPSPQGRSSNSSENQQFLKEVVHNVLDGQGVGWLNMKKVRRLLESEQLRVFVLSKLNRTVQSEDDARQDIIPDVEVSRKVYKGMLDLLKCTILSLEQSYAHAGLGGMASIFGLLEIAQTHYYSKEPDKRKRSPTESVNTPVGKDPGLAGRGDPKAMAQLRVPQVGPRAPSATGKGPKELDTRSLKEENFIASIELWNKHQEVKKQKALEKQRPEVIKPVFDLGETEEKKSQISADSGVSLTSSSQRTDQDSVISVSPAVMIRSSSQDSEVSNSSGETLGADSDLSSNAGDGPGGEGSVHLASSRGTLSDSEIETNSATSTIFGKAHSLKPSVKEKLAGSPIRTSEDVSQRVYLYEGLLGRDKGSMWDQLEDAAMETFSISKERSTLWDQMQFWEDAFLDAVMLEREGMGMDQGPQEMIDRYLSLGEHDRKRLEDDEDRLLATLLHNLISYMLLMKVNKNDIRKKVRRLMGKSHIGLVYSQQINEVLDQLANLNGRDLSIWSSGSRHMKKQTFVVHAGTDTNGDIFFMEVCDDCVVLRSNIGTVYERWWYEKLINMTYCPKTKVLCLWRRNGSETQLNKFYTKKCRELYYCVKDSMERAAARQQSIKPGPELGGEFPVQDMKTGEGGLLQVTLEGINLKFMHNQFLKLKKW, from the exons GCACCCGAGCAGTGACAGCGTGGCCCAGACTCCTGAACTGCTACGACGATACCCCTTAGAGGATCACGCTGAGTTTCCCCTGCCCCCAGACGTCGTGTTCTTCTGTCAGCCCGAGGGCTGCCTGAGCGTGCGGCAGCGGCGCATGAGCCTCCGGGATGATACCTCTTTTGTCTTCACCCTCACTGACAAGGACACTGGAGTCACGCGATACGGCATCTGTGTTAACTTCTACCGCTCCTTCCAGAAGCGAATCCCTaaggagaagggggaaggggggGCAGGGTCCCATGGGAAGGAAGGAACCCGCGCCACCTGTGCCTCAGAAGAGGGTGGCACTGAGAGCTCAGAGAGTGGCTCATCCCGGCAGCCTCCCAGTGCCGACTCTACCCCTGATGTGAACCAGTCTCCTCGGGGCAAACGCCGGGCCAAGGCGGGGAGCCGCTCCCGCAACAGTACTCTCACGTCCCTGTGTGTGCTCAGTCACTACCCTTTTTTCTCCACCTTCCGAGAGTGTCTGTATACCCTCAAGCGCCTGGTGGACTGCTGTAGTGAGCGCCTGCTGGGCAAGAAGCTGGGCATCCCTCGAGGTGTACAAAG GGACACCATGTGGCGGATCTTTACTGGATCGCTGCTGGTGGAGGAGAAGTCAAGTGCCCTTCTGCATGACCTTCGGGAGATTGAGGCCTGGATCTATCGATTGCTGCGCTCCCCAGTACCCGTCTCTGGGCAGAAGCGAGTAGACATCGAGGTCCTACCCCAAGAGCTCCAGCCAGCTCTGACCTTTGCTCTTCCAGACCCATCTCGATTCACCCTAGTGGATTTCCCACTGCACCTTCCCTTGGAACTTCTAGGTGTGGACGCCTGTCTCCAGGTGCTAACCTGCATTCTGTTAGAGCATAAG GTGGTGCTACAGTCTCGAGACTACAATGCACTCTCCATGTCTGTGATGGCATTCGTGGCAATGATCTATCCACTGGAGTATATGTTTCCTGTCATCCCGCTGCTTCCCACCTGCATGGCATCAGCAGAGCAG CTGCTGTTGGCTCCAACTCCGTACATCATTGGGGTTCCTGCCAGCTTCTTCCTCTACAAACTGGACTTCAAAATGCCTGATGATGTATGGCTAGTGGATCTGGACAGCAACAGG GTGATTGCCCCCACCAATGCAGAAGTGCTGCCTATTCTGCCAGAACCAGAGTCACTAGagctgaaaaagcatttaaagCAG GCCTTGGCCAGCATGAGCCTCAACACCCAGCCCATCCTCAATCTGGAGAAATTTCATGAGGGCCAGGAGATACCCCTTCTCTTGGGAAGGCCTTCTAATGACCTGCAGTCCACACCGTCCACTGAATTCAACCCGCTTATCTATGGCAACGATGTGGATTCTGTGGATGTTGCAACCAG GGTCGCCATGGTACGGTTCTTCAACTCTGCCAACGTGCTGCAGGGATTTCAGATGCACACACGTACCCTGCGCCTCTTCCCTCGGCCTGTGGTAGCTTTTCAAGCTGGCTCCTTTCTAGCCTCACGTCCCCGCCAGACTCCTTTTGCCGAGAAATTGGCCAGGACTCAAGCTGTGGAGTACTTTGGGGAATGGATCCTTAACCCCACCAACTATGCCTTTCAGCGAATTCACAACA ATATGTTTGATCCAGCCCTGATTGGTGACAAGCCGAAGTGGTATGCTCATCAGCTGCAGCCTATCCACTATCGCGTCTATGACAGCAATTCCCAGCTGGCTGAGGCCCTGAGTGTACCACCAGAGCGGGACTCTGACTCCGAACCTACTGATGATAG TGGCAGTGATAGTATGGATTATGACGATTCAAGCTCTTCTTACTCCTCCCTTGGTGACTTTGTCAGTGAAATGATGAAATGTGACATTAATGGTGATACTCCCA ATGTGGACCCTCTCACGCATGCAGCACTGGGGGATGCCAGCGAGGTGGAGATTGATGAGCTGCAGAATCAGAAGGAAGCAGAAGAGCCTGGCCTAGACAGTGAGAACTCTCAGGAAAACCCCCCACTGCGCTCCAGCTCCAGCACCACTGCCAGCAGCAGCCCCAGCACCATCATCCACGGAGCCAACTCT GAACCTGCTGACTCTACGGAGATGGATGATAAGGCAGCAGTAGGCGTCTCCAAGCCCCTCCCTTCCGTGCCTCCCAGCATTGGCAAGTCGAACGTGGACAGACGTCAGGCAGAAATTGGAGAGGG GGCTCAAAAGCTGCTGCGGCCCAACAGCTTGAGACTGGCAAGTGACTCAGATGCAGAGTCAGACTCTCGGGCAAGCTCTCCCAACTCCACCGTCTCCAACACCAGCACCGAGGGCTTCGGGGGCATCATGTCTTTTGCCA GCAGCCTCTATCGGAACCACAGTACCAGCTTCAGTCTTTCAAACCTCACACTGCCCACCAAAGGTGTCCGAGAGAAGGCCACACCCTTCCCCAGTCTGAAAG GAAACAGGAGGGCGTTAGTGGATCAGAAGTCATCTGTCATTAAACACAGCCCAACAGTGAAAAGAGAACCTCCATCACCCCAGGGTCGATCCAGCAATTCTAG TGAGAACCAGCAGTTCCTGAAGGAGGTGGTACACAACGTGCTGGACGGCCAGGGAGTTGGCTGGCTCAACATGAAAAAGGTGCGCCGGCTCCTGGAGAGCGAGCAACTGCGAGTCTTTGTCCTGAGCAAGCTGAACCGTACGGTGCAGTCAGAGGACGATGCCCGGCAGGACATTATCCCGGATGTG GAGGTCAGTCGGAAGGTGTACAAGGGAATGTTAGACCTCCTCAAGTGTACAATCCTCAGCCTGGAGCAGTCCTATGCTCATGCGGGTCTGGGTGGCATGGCCAGCATCTTTGGGCTTCTGGAGATCGCCCAGACCCACTACTATAGTAAAG aacCAGACAAGCGGAAGAGAAGTCCAACAGAAAGTGTAAATACCCCAGTTGGCAAGGATCCTGGCCTAGCTGGGCGGGGGGACCCAAAGGCTATGGCACAGCTGAGAGTTCCCCAGGTGGGACCTCGGGCACCAAGTGCCACAGGAAAGGGTCCTAAGGAACTGGACACCAGAagtttaaaggaagaaaattttataGCGTCTATTG AATTGTGGAACAAGCACCAGGAAGTGAAAAAGCAAAAAGCTTTGGAAAAACAGA GGCCTGAAGTAATCAAACCTGTCTTTGACCTTGGTGAGACAGAGGAGAAAAAGTCCCAGATCAGCGCAGACAGTGGTGTGAGCCTGACGTCTAGTTCCCAG AGGACTGATCAAGACTCTGTCATCAGCGTGAGTCCAGCTGTTATGATCCGCAGCTCAAGTCAGGATTCTGAA gtGAGTAATAGCTCTGGAGAGACTCTTGGAGCTGACAGTGACTTAAGCAGCAATGCAGGTGACGGACCAGGTGGCGAGGGCAGTGTTCACCTGGCAAGCTCTCGGGGCACTTTGTCTGATAGTGAAATTGAGACCAACTCTGCTACAAGCACCATCTTT GGTAAAGCCCATAGCTTGAAGCCAAGCGTAAAGGAGAAGCTGGCAGGCAGCCCCATTCGCACTTCTGAAGATGTGAGCCAGCGAGTCTATCTCTATGAGGGACTCCTAG GAAGGGACAAAGGATCCATGTGGGACCAGTTAGAGGATGCAGCTATGGAGACCTTTTCTATAA GCAAAGAGCGTTCTACTTTATGGGACCAAATGCAATTCTGGGAAGATGCCTTCTTAGATGCTGTGATGTTGGAGAGAGAAGGCATGGGTATGGACCAGGGTCCCCAGGAAATGATCGACAG GTACCTGTCCCTGGGAGAACATGACCGGAAGCGCCTGGAAGATGATGAAGATCGCTTGCTGGCCACCCTTTTGCACAACCTCATCTCCTACATGCTGCTGATGAAG GTAAATAAGAATGACATCCGCAAGAAGGTGAGGCGCCTAATGGGAAAGTCGCACATTGGGCTTGTGTACAGCCAGCAAATCAATGAGGTGCTTGATCAGCTGGCGAACCTG AATGGACGCGATCTCTCTATCTGGTCCAGTGGCAGCCGGCATATGAAGAAGCAGACATTTGTGGTACATGCAGGGACAGATACAAATGGAGATATCTTTTTCATGGAG GTGTGCGATGACTGTGTGGTGTTGCGTAGTAACATCGGAACAGTATATGAGCGCTGGTGGTACGAGAAGCTCATCAACATGACCTACTGTCCCAAGACCAAGGTGTTGTGCTTGTGGCGTAGAAATGGCTCTGAGACCCAGCTCAACAAGTTCTATACTAAAAAG TGTCGGGAGCTGTACTACTGTGTGAAGGACAGCATGGAGCGCGCTGCCGCCCGACAGCAAAGCATCAAACCCG GACCTGAATTGGGTGGCGAGTTCCCTGTGCAGGACATGAAGACTGGTGAGGGTGGCCTGCTGCAGGTCACCCTGGAAGGGATCAACCTCAAGTTTATGCACAATCAG